In the Heptranchias perlo isolate sHepPer1 chromosome 4, sHepPer1.hap1, whole genome shotgun sequence genome, CATTATACTAATCAATCACCTGTGCCATTGcgcatggggagtcaagaccaaattTAGTCTTGAGATGAAACAGGGTTAAAAGGTAGAGGATAATTGGACAAGGGCACACCTACGTAATTAAGTCCCCATTTCAAAGTCATGTTGTCCTTTTTTATATTCTTCATTGTGATTTTacattattatttatagttaagtagcaaaatttacagcaatttgggaagcagagaagtagagttggttggagcataagGGTTTCTCTGTAATACAGGCTGAGgaactgggagatgcaaaactggaGTGCTGCAGTGCTACCACTGATGGGAGGATGTAATTATAATGTTagaattacagcatgacaagtttacacaggcagtttccattattaaTAGGGACAGGATATTGGAACAGTGGATACAAATGTGTaagaacaggaagtaaggttttgtagacaggaagtgtaaGCAGGTGTAAGTTTTAATATAGTATAGATATATGACAACACTGGATCTGATCTATCAGACTCCTTCTTGTTAAAATTAGCAAAGACAGAAATTTTGGCACCTAGGTTGTGGCCATTTTACCTTCTTCAAACATGTTAGTACAACTACAAACAGGAAGTTTCCACTGCAAGTCATGCTTCTGCTAGAAACATTTACAACTATTTTTTTCTAATTAAAATATAGATGTACATAGTCCATATAACCCCAAGAAGGCCATGGAGTTTGTTCCAACAACAGAAATGTATGAGAAAAGTTTGTCATTATAGTAAGTGACCCATTAGTTCCTCTCAAGTTATAATTtagattttgttttttgttttcaaTTCTTGTAATGCTGCTGACTCTtcctggatgtggagatgccggtgatggactggggtggacaaatgtaaggaatcttacaacaccaggttagagtccaacagttttatttgaaaatcacaagctttcggagcttacctccttcgtcaggtgagtgagtgaagggttctaaaatcgcatcgcatatattaggctgggagacaatcacagcaatcaaaggttcCTGGGGTATTGTTCCATGGGAACCGGCAGGCTTCTCGTACCCTATCCAAAGAGCCAACCATGTGTAAGTTTAAGAATCGAATGCCAGAAGATTGATTGCAAGCAGGAAGAGGAATGGAAGTTGGTCTTTCCACTCCCTGGCCTATGGAGCTAATATGAATTGTAGAATTCCCTGCTCCATTCTGGCTTAAATCAGCTAGATCAACACagagcagggattgaacctgagatATTCCGAGCTCATTATTACACCAGGCTGTGTATTTATTCATTAAGACATTAGGAATTGTTATTTAATGCCTCTTCCTAATTAACTACTTTGTGAAATATTTTGGCTAGTTAACCCAGATTATATGAATCCAATATAGATTTACAGAGTATTTGAGACATTTTCTACCAAAAGTTGACTTAATGCATTCAATTTTACATTGAAAACTTGCTGACAAATGTCACACTGCCAAGACGTAATTGGGACGATTTTCGATTGCTGGCCAcccatttctcacctgaaaaacgggcagGCGCCAGTtgaaaattgggggtgggggcattAACACCCAAGGCCCGCCTGATGCAATTCTCAGGCAGGTCTGTAAATGGGTGAGCAGCCCGCACGCTTGAAACAGACGGAAggttgtttaaatatgcaaattggtatCCCACACCAATTCTAGGACCCCAACTgaaattttcaggtacaaatgggcagagcatgcacATCATACACTCTTGTCTATTTGTGCCaagccttaaagggaccgctggaggccactcaaaaaaGAGCCCAGGAAATGTTGATGTGTTCAGAACTGGCAAGTTGCAGTAGGatgcctgcagctcactaacaGGCATGGGAGCAGCTGCTCCACCAACTTCGTACCCATTTTGGATGCAACTTTAAAATCACCGctgtaaactttaaaattgattgTTCATTAGAACTGGTTTCCTGGAAATAACATTTTTATCCATTTTTTTTGCCAAAATATACTGAGTTATAGACAAGGAAGCCAATTTTCATCTAGtacaataaaatattttcacttaTGTCCCAGCCCCATTATTTTCAATTGTTTAAATAGCACTTGTGCACTACTTTGTTTATAAATCTGATCCCCACTTTATTGTTGATGTTTACTCACAAATCCATATGTGTTCCTATGTTGAATATTAAATGTGCTTTATTCCACTTTCATTTTATCAGTCTGGAACCCAGGCATGAATGTAGACCAGACTTATGGATGGATCAAATTTTTCCCTCTTTGCCACTTGTAAGTAAAATACACTACGTGCAGCCTCAACCAAGTTCCTGGTGGAGTGCGTACACTAGGAAGACTGCCTATAATCCAGTAAAATTGGCAAACATACTCAGATGCCTGCTGTAGGAAATAGAAAAACTCATTTTGATGCAATGTGGGCTGTTCGTCATGGGTTAGGGATAAGGCACATTCTTAGAGAGAGTCAAGGCAGCTTTACACTGCATCGAACCTGTACTATACCTATAACTATAACTGACCCGAGAGTGCTTGGTGCTCACACTGGATGATAAGAGTGTAAAAAGTGttctattccccagcactgaAGTCACTCAAATAATAAGTAAAAAGAAACCCCGTATAAAATGTAAAATTCTAAAAGACAAATTCAAAAATGTTGTCTTTTCATATTCAATTAGATTCACGTAACAtaacattgatttaaaataaaacaactaagttttattatttttttaaaaaatcagtgcaTTCAAGTGAATAAAATCTTGTAAAACATTTCCTAGTGAGTTGAATTTGCCGGTCTTCAAGTTTAACTTCATAAATATGCTGACTAAAAAATATTCTATACCAAAgggaatttgtttttaaattgaggGTGTTTCTAGCCAAGGCACCTGCCCTGGTATTTAAGGCATTGGATATAAGTGAACACTTAAACATTTTAAACTAAAATACCAGGCATAACATAAGATCTTGACAATTACcctcaaacattaaaaaaaaatcagccaagtcTCATTATTCATCAACTGTTTAATTTGTTGTACCTGATATTTCACTTTTTGATGTCCAATAAAACAAAAGGATGAAAGATTCATCCATAGTGCATCAGGTGTTTGAATGTACAGAAGTGAATGTACTCATCATACAGTACAACCTATGTGTATCACAAAGTCCACAAAAGACAAGATTCATAATGTACAATTCAAACAATACATGAGCTTTTGCAAGAAATTACAATTTAACTACAGTGAAATGACAACAGTTCCAGTGACAACTTAGCATAATATAAAATGTGCTACTCTACTTCAGTTGGCAATCTTAGTTGGCAAATCTTTTTTCAGTGGTGCTTTTACCAGAGTCTGAAGCAGCAGCCTGCTGCTTTTCTATGAGTTTTTTCAGTGAAGCAACTTCTGCACTTAAGTTTGCAATACCTTGTTTTAAGTACAAGTTCTCTGATTCTAAGTGTTCTCCTTGATGAATGTTATTGCAAGCAGAGTCCTTCCCAGCAGCAAGGGATTGGTTTGTTAGTGCAACAGGGGAACATGACCGACGAACATTTTTATAAGCCCCTTCCAATTTCTCCTCTCTTTGACGCCAAAGTTCCGGTTTGTGAGACCAATCATTGATGCTTGCTACTTGAATAGACAAAGGAGCTAGAGAAGGATGTATTGGATTTGAAGCACTGCATTTAAACATTGCTGTACTGTCCAATGGGTAAGATCTTTTAGTAGAAATATTACTGACAGATGATGGTTGTTTCTCTGGTGTTTCATAATATGCCTCCACATTCTCTACTTTAATCTGGATTGCTCTAGCCTTGATACGAAGCTTGTGAGGCAATGCTGAAGAATTTGATTCAGGAACCTTAACTGTGGCATTGTTCACAATTTTAGGTTCCACAGGAGAGGAGATTGGGCCTTTAGGTACTCGCTGTTCATCTTCTCCATCCTCCTCAGATGTATTTTTTCCTAATGTGCCTTCATCAGCTTCTGATGTTCTGGGTGAGTTACTTGATGACCTAGTAATCTGTAGAGAAGGTGGTGAATGGGAGTAGTTTCCATTGAACGTATTCCCAATATAGTTTCTATACACAGTTGCAACATATGAACCATTATCTTCTCTGGGTTCTCTCAAACAGCTCTCAGCAGCTACTTTGAACTCTACAGGCTCTTGTTTTATAACCTTGAAGGTACTGTTTGGGCTTTTACATGCAACTTGGAGAAGAGGACTTtcccttgcatttgaagatatttCTGAAATGTCGGACAATGAACTTGGTGATGAGTGTTTAATGACAGAAATACATCCATTTCCAAGAAAACTACGCTCATGATCAGGTGAAAAAGAAGTTAAATTTATGTTGGAGGGTTTATAGTCATGAAAACATGGCCCTGGAGTATTTCCAAGATTCTGAATCTCCTGGGCATAAAATGCTGCAGTGATTAATCCAAACTTTAGTTTCAAAGCAAGAAGTTCCGATTTCAGACGTGCATTCTCTTCACCTAATACCATCAGTTTGTTCTCCAAAACCATGTCATTCAAACGCCGCTTCTCACGAGACCTtttggctgcttcattattttttCTTCTCTTTTCCCAGTATAATGCATCTTTTTTCTCATCGGGTATGAATTCCCGTTTTCTGCGGCAGCTTGAAGATTTCTGTTTGAGAGAGCCAGTGCTCAAGTCATCACTCAGCAAACTGTCATCTGCAGAAAAAGATTCTGCCATATTTTCTAAAGAAGGGGCTAATACTACCATTTGTTCCCCAGAAATGCAAGATCCAACCAACGCTGGTTCATTTTGGAGGGCTGGCCTTTGGGCTtccattctgtttgctttgttcttgtgtgtgtgtgtgtgtgtgtgtgtgtgtgagtgagtgtgtgagtgagtgtgagtagcGGGGAGGGAAGGTTCTTAACTATTTTCTATTATACGTCTTAATGAAAGTTTTGCTTCCATTAGTATGTTTCTATTTCCACACTTTCACTGCTTGTGATACAATGCAATCTGAGACCCCAATCTTATACAATCTTCATTACTAGTCTTGTTTCAAACAAAGTTGCAAATATTACTTTTGTACTTGGTAAATCGAGATGACTGGCATTTCTGTAAATCAGACtgtaatctccttgcaacctGAAAAAAATTAAGCAGAAATTAATCCCTCTGAAACAAAACATTAATCTATATTTTCTGGACCATCTATCTTGATCCTCATGTTTATTAGGGAAATTGCTTATTCAATTGAAGCCAATTTTACCATGGTTACAGAGAGTTTTACAGGTAATATGTTCCAAGCTAATTTATTTAGTTCATACAATATATGGCTGATCTCTAAACAGATTGATTAAAAAGAGTATTCAGAGGAAATATCAGATTTGTAATTAGTCAAGTTTCATTCAGATAACAtgctattttaaaaaatctaaaagaaaatactgcagatacatGCAAATTTTATAAGCAAATTCTCAAAATAAACACATTTTTACCAAGTGTGCATGCCTTTTCCATTTTAGTACTGGTACATCCACTCCTATTATATGCAAGTCCAGTTAGAACTGACACTTTTGTCTGTCCCAACTAAATACTGACACTGTTCCTTCTGGAAAAAATATTCTTGAAAGACCTTTAAATCTAAAGGCACCAAGGAAATGAAGAAGCCCTATTGCATTACTGAGAGTTACTGATAAGCTTCAGTTGAAGCTGCAACTTTTCCCTTTGAAATCTCTTCAATTCAATATACAGAGGTCTGGAGTCCATAGCAACAAGGGCTTAGGACAGAACACTGATGAGTTAAGAATACAAAGATAATCAGCAAAAGAAAGGAGTAAAGGACTGATTAAAACCGATAAAAATAGTTTGTTATATTAGCTCAAGTAAGTTATTTCAGTCAATTTGTCTGAAAGGACTAATCTGTATTTTTTTAAGGTTCTGGTTCTTGAAATCTTTATATGCTGAAAATAACCATATActcaaaaaatattatttttgttaGTCACAACTTGGAAAATTACTCACAGGACTTGGATCCCACCCACCAAGATAGTTAACTCCCAAGAGTGATTACTAGTGGAAATGA is a window encoding:
- the nfil3 gene encoding nuclear factor interleukin-3-regulated protein, whose translation is MEAQRPALQNEPALVGSCISGEQMVVLAPSLENMAESFSADDSLLSDDLSTGSLKQKSSSCRRKREFIPDEKKDALYWEKRRKNNEAAKRSREKRRLNDMVLENKLMVLGEENARLKSELLALKLKFGLITAAFYAQEIQNLGNTPGPCFHDYKPSNINLTSFSPDHERSFLGNGCISVIKHSSPSSLSDISEISSNARESPLLQVACKSPNSTFKVIKQEPVEFKVAAESCLREPREDNGSYVATVYRNYIGNTFNGNYSHSPPSLQITRSSSNSPRTSEADEGTLGKNTSEEDGEDEQRVPKGPISSPVEPKIVNNATVKVPESNSSALPHKLRIKARAIQIKVENVEAYYETPEKQPSSVSNISTKRSYPLDSTAMFKCSASNPIHPSLAPLSIQVASINDWSHKPELWRQREEKLEGAYKNVRRSCSPVALTNQSLAAGKDSACNNIHQGEHLESENLYLKQGIANLSAEVASLKKLIEKQQAAASDSGKSTTEKRFAN